A stretch of the Lactuca sativa cultivar Salinas chromosome 9, Lsat_Salinas_v11, whole genome shotgun sequence genome encodes the following:
- the LOC111896410 gene encoding protein NRT1/ PTR FAMILY 4.5: MGFVSNVLILFSYFMKDLSFNIPGAANTVTNFMGSTFLLSIIGAFISDTYISRFHTCLIFGVIEVVAFAIMTIQAHATSLHPKPCGGKASCMEGGIGFMFYTSLALLALGSGGVRGALAPFGADQFDTMKPKGLTAQGSYFNWLLLSTTVGATVGVTGFVYVSTNHGWWWGFLLATITSSLGYTLFLFGKPFYRIQAPKDSPLLRVTRVFVASVNNRNLALPENSEELHESSKNEPLMGKKLSRTAQFTWLDKAAVVPKDSKPSELAPWEICTVTQVEEVKILIRMLPIILSTVVMNTCLAQLQTFSQAQGNFMNKKLGKLDFPAGSIPVIPLVFMSILLPVYEFFFVPFARKFTKHPQGITQLQRVGVGLVLSAISMGVAGIVEVKRRNQSRLHPLEPISLFWLSFQYGIFGIADMFTLVGLLEFFYKEAPVGMRSLATSFTWISVSLGYFLSSVLVDIVNSVTKRVSPSKKGWINGLILDNNNLNLFYWLLAVLSLINFAVYLLSAVKYKYKKEDDELLKTEMASATTSVAMVSASEDELPKSTIKEDSPEGETTVESNEDVKNVKEPKEEVNDGKDHEVHSQI; this comes from the exons ATGGGATTCGTATCAAACGTATTAATATTGTTCTCATACTTCATGAAGGATTTGAGTTTCAACATCCCTGGGGCCGCAAACACAGTTACTAATTTTATGGGCTCGACATTCCTTCTATCAATTATTGGTGCTTTTATTTCAGACACTTACATCTCCAGATTCCATACTTGTCTTATTTTCGGAGTGATCGAAGTAGTG GCTTTTGCAATAATGACAATTCAAGCTCATGCCACAAGTCTCCATCCAAAACCTTGTGGTGGAAAAGCAAGTTGCATGGAAGGAGGGATAGGATTCATGTTTTACACCTCATTAGCATTATTAGCATTAGGTTCGGGTGGCGTTCGAGGTGCTCTTGCCCCGTTTGGTGCAGACCAGTTTGACACCATGAAACCAAAAGGACTCACGGCACAAGGAAGCTATTTCAACTGGCTTCTCCTCAGCACCACCGTGGGCGCCACCGTGGGAGTAACTGGATTTGTGTATGTTAGCACTAATCATGGCTGGTGGTGGGGTTTCTTATTAGCTACCATTACTAGCTCCTTGGGGTACACTTTATTTCTTTTTGGGAAACCCTTCTACCGCATTCAAGCTCCTAAAGACAGCCCGCTTCTAAGGGTTACTAGG GTGTTTGTAGCATCTGTCAACAATAGAAACTTAGCACTACCAGAAAATTCGGAAGAGTTACATGAAAGTAGCAAAAATGAGCCTTTGATGGGAAAAAAACTCTCTCGTACTGCCCAATTCAC TTGGCTGGACAAGGCAGCAGTTGTTCCTAAAGATTCAAAACCAAGTGAACTCGCACCATGGGAGATATGCACTGTGACACAAGTTGAAGAAGTTAAGATCCTAATAAGAATGCTTCCTATCATACTAAGCACTGTTGTCATGAACACATGTTTAGCCcaactacaaacattttcacaagCTCAAGGCAATTTCATGAACAAAAAACTTGGAAAACTTGACTTCCCTGCGGGCTCAATTCCAGTAATTCCCCTTGTCTTCATGTCAATTCTCCTTCCTGTTTATGAGTTCTTCTTTGTACCATTTGCACGAAAATTCACCAAACATCCACAAGGAATTACTCAACTCCAAAGAGTTGGAGTTGGCCTTGTTCTCTCTGCAATCTCGATGGGAGTGGCTGGCATTGTGGAAGTAAAGAGGAGAAACCAATCAAGACTTCATCCACTTGAGCCTATTAGCCTCTTTTGGCTTTCTTTTCAATATGGTATTTTTGGGATTGCAGATATGTTCACACTTGTGGGTTTACTTGAGTTCTTTTACAAAGAGGCTCCTGTAGGGATGAGATCACTTGCCACTTCATTCACCTGGATATCTGTGTCACTTGGGTACTTTCTGAGTAGTGTTTTGGTGGATATTGTTAATTCTGTTACTAAGAGAGTGTCTCCAAGCAAAAAAGGATGGATTAATGGGTTGATTTTGGATAACAACAATCTGAATTTATTTTATTGGTTGTTGGCTGTGTTGAGCTTGATAAATTTCGCAGTTTACTTGCTTTCAGCCGTAAAGTATAAGTACAAAAAGGAGGATGATGAATTGTTGAAGACAGAAATGGCGTCAGCAACTACAAGTGTTGCAATGGTCAGTGCAAGTGAAGATGAGTTACCAAAGAGTACAATTAAAGAAGACTCTCCAGAAGGTGAAACAACCGTTGAATCAAATGAGGATGTTAAAAATGTGAAAGAACCAAAGGAGGAGGTTAACGATGGAAAAGATCATGAAGTTCATTCACAAATATAA